One genomic segment of Sminthopsis crassicaudata isolate SCR6 chromosome 2, ASM4859323v1, whole genome shotgun sequence includes these proteins:
- the RPL4 gene encoding large ribosomal subunit protein uL4, producing MACVRPLISVYSEKGEVSGKNVTLPAVFKAPIRPDIVNFVHTNLRKNNRQPYAVSELAGHQTSAESWGTGRAVARIPRVRGGGTHRSGQGAFGNMCRGGRMFAPTKTWRRWHRRVNTTQKRYAICSALAASALPALVMSKGHRIEEVPELPLVVEDKVEGYKKTKEAVLLLKKLKAWNDIKKVYASQRMRAGKGKMRNRRRIQRRGPCIIYNEDNGIIKAFRNIPGITLLNVSKLNLLRLAPGGHVGRFCIWTESAFRKLDELYGTWRRPAILKSHYNLPMHKMTNTDLTRILKSPEIRRALRAPRKKIHRRVLKKNPLKNLRIMVKLNPYAKTMRRNTILRQAKNRKIREDKRAAALKKIMEAKKAVDEKKKKKLAGNKKLAGGKKVAGQKKPAEKKPAAAKKPATEKKPSAEKKPATQKKPEKKPAA from the exons ATG GCTTGTGTACGTCCCTTGATTTCTGTGTACTCTGAAAAGGGAGAAGTATCTGGCAAAAATGTTACCTTGCCTGCTGTCTTTAAAGCTCCTATTCGTCCAGATATTGTGAATTTTGTTCACACCAACTTGAGAAAAAATAATCGGCAACCTTATGCTGTCAGTGAACTAGCAG GTCACCAGACCAGTGCTGAGTCCTGGGGCACTGGCAGAGCTGTTGCTCGAATTCCTCGTGTTCGAGGTGGAGGGACTCACCGCTCTGGCCAGGGTGCTTTTGGAAAC ATGTGTCGAGGAGGTCGCATGTTTGCTCCTACCAAGACTTGGCGTCGTTGGCATCGCAGAGTGAACACAACACAAAAACGTTATGCTATCTGCTCTGCCTTGGCTGCCTCTGCTCTGCCAGCACTGGTCATGTCAAAAG GTCATCGAATTGAAGAAGTTCCAGAACTTCCTCTAGTGGTTGAAGATAAAGTCGAGGGGTATAAGAAGACCAAAGAAGCAGTTTTGCTGCTTAAGAAGCTGAAAGCATGGAATGACATCAAAAAG gtCTATGCTTCTCAGCGGATGCGAGCTGGTAAGGGTAAAATGAGAAACCGTCGTCGTATTCAGCGCCGGGGACCTTGTATCATCTATAACGAAGACAATGGTATCATCAAGGCCTTCAGAAACATTCCTG GTATTACTCTACTTAATGTGAGTAAATTAAATCTTTTGAGGCTTGCTCCTGGAGGGCATGTGGGGCGTTTTTGTATTTGGACTGAAAGTGCCTTCCGCAAGTTGGATGAGCTGTATGGTACATGGCGCCGGCCTGCTATCTTGAAGAGTCATTACAA TCTTCCCATGCACAAGATGACCAACACAGACCTTACCAGGATTTTGAAAAGCCCAGAGATCCGGAGAGCCCTCCGTGCACCACG CAAGAAGATTCATAGACGAGTACTCAAGAAGAACCCACTGAAGAACTTGAGAATCATGGTGAAACTGAACCCATATGCCAAGACAATGCGCCGGAATACAATTCTACGCCAGGCTAAGAAT CGGAAAATCAGAGAAGATAAAAGAGCTGCTGCactaaagaaaattatggagGCAAAGAAAGCAgtagatgagaagaaaaagaagaagcttGCAGGTAATAAAAAGCTTGCAGGAGGAAAGAAGGTTGCAGGGCAGAAGAAACCAGCAGAAAAGAAGCCTGCAGCAGCTAAGAAACCTGCAACTGAGAAGAAGCCCTCTGCAGAAAAGAAACCTGCCAcacaaaaaaaacctgagaagaagcCTGCTGCATAA
- the SNAPC5 gene encoding snRNA-activating protein complex subunit 5 isoform X3, translating into MLRYSNGRWLDWETKTRSHRIWTEDIGWKVEELALQSIISSREGEGMTHPSPPTKEPENILVQVDNETSINQTELQLSTRNHAQEEEEEEEEESDS; encoded by the exons ATGTTGAGATATAGCAATGGGAGGTGGCTAGATTGGGAAACTAAGACCAGATCTCACCGCATTTGGACGGAGGACATCGGATGGAag GTTGAAGAACTGGCCCTTCAGTCAATTATTAGCtccagagaaggggaaggaatgacCCATCCTTCACCTCCAACTAAGGAACCAGAAAAT ATCTTGGTGCAGGTAGACAATGAAACTTCCATCAATCAAACTGAATTACAGCTAAGTACAAGAAATCATGctcaagaagaagaagaagaagaggaagaagaatctgattcctaa
- the SNAPC5 gene encoding snRNA-activating protein complex subunit 5 isoform X1, translating to MLRYSNGRWLDWETKTRSHRIWTEDIGWKVPFFSHLECFSPSSASAAASHFLGARSIEVEELALQSIISSREGEGMTHPSPPTKEPENILVQVDNETSINQTELQLSTRNHAQEEEEEEEEESDS from the exons ATGTTGAGATATAGCAATGGGAGGTGGCTAGATTGGGAAACTAAGACCAGATCTCACCGCATTTGGACGGAGGACATCGGATGGAaggtccctttcttttctcacCTTGAATGCTTTTCTCCTTCGTCCGCTTCTGCGGCCGCTAGCCATTTTCTGGGTGCCCGGTCAATCGAG GTTGAAGAACTGGCCCTTCAGTCAATTATTAGCtccagagaaggggaaggaatgacCCATCCTTCACCTCCAACTAAGGAACCAGAAAAT ATCTTGGTGCAGGTAGACAATGAAACTTCCATCAATCAAACTGAATTACAGCTAAGTACAAGAAATCATGctcaagaagaagaagaagaagaggaagaagaatctgattcctaa
- the SNAPC5 gene encoding snRNA-activating protein complex subunit 5 isoform X2, with translation MLSRLQELRKEEETLLRVKAALHDQLNRLKVEELALQSIISSREGEGMTHPSPPTKEPENILVQVDNETSINQTELQLSTRNHAQEEEEEEEEESDS, from the exons ATGCTAAGCCGGCTGCAGGAACTCCGCAAGGAAGAGGAGACGCTGCTGCGAGTGAAGGCGGCGCTGCACGACCAACTCAATCGACTAAAG GTTGAAGAACTGGCCCTTCAGTCAATTATTAGCtccagagaaggggaaggaatgacCCATCCTTCACCTCCAACTAAGGAACCAGAAAAT ATCTTGGTGCAGGTAGACAATGAAACTTCCATCAATCAAACTGAATTACAGCTAAGTACAAGAAATCATGctcaagaagaagaagaagaagaggaagaagaatctgattcctaa